Proteins encoded in a region of the Teredinibacter purpureus genome:
- a CDS encoding GGDEF domain-containing protein — protein MVETPGGGYKEKYLNALDDQERQQKQFNFQMELLRKTISHLGAASQGLDKNLDATLLLLKEKMRGGSSHQVIEQMERVQQAVVNFERNREQEQQLIVDKLRGLLQVSLTLKLPKELRDKVKGFSKNLQAALVSYRAYPRVLGELTLLQQSALEAAMNPSLSFFQRIKSGRTLSPEGDQDPEPPIGKADEAKFAAENLQLAPNESAPLEHNIAPSLRDAGVSSSSGHLLEEDGYEQVATRIALTLRELMENIEPNDIVRHRVDMVRSRIERGMDWFSLSVTLEDIRDILMQRYLDVDREFTQYLQDVNKELSTISGALGLALEREAEANSAATDLSEAVSGEVDKIQESLKESISIDALKTTVNSHLAVIQDALTDYSDVQQRSSESVTGELRKLLIKVEAIEEESSKTKELLEEERYRATHDTLTGLPNREAYNERAFHELQRFQRYGHSLAIAVCDIDHFKKINDSFGHQAGDKVLKLIARVVSTRLRKVDFVSRYGGEEFVILLPETSPAEGKKALDKIRKVVSKAAFRFKDRPVNMTISFGITAFISDDSVESAFERADKALYTAKNSGRNCCVIAEAVEPEA, from the coding sequence ATGGTCGAGACGCCCGGAGGTGGTTACAAAGAAAAATACCTCAACGCCTTGGATGATCAGGAGCGTCAACAGAAGCAATTTAATTTTCAGATGGAGTTACTCCGCAAAACCATTTCGCATCTTGGTGCCGCGTCGCAGGGTCTAGATAAAAATCTGGATGCTACGTTGCTCTTGTTAAAGGAAAAGATGCGAGGCGGGTCTAGTCATCAGGTTATTGAACAGATGGAGCGTGTTCAGCAAGCGGTTGTAAATTTTGAACGTAATCGAGAGCAAGAGCAGCAGTTGATAGTGGATAAGCTGCGAGGCTTATTGCAGGTCTCATTAACGTTAAAATTACCTAAAGAACTACGCGACAAAGTTAAAGGTTTCAGTAAAAATTTACAGGCTGCGCTGGTGAGCTATCGCGCCTACCCGCGTGTATTGGGTGAACTAACATTACTACAACAGTCGGCATTAGAAGCGGCAATGAACCCATCATTGTCATTCTTTCAACGGATAAAGAGTGGCAGAACATTATCGCCTGAAGGCGACCAAGACCCCGAACCCCCAATTGGCAAAGCCGACGAAGCTAAATTTGCCGCCGAAAACCTGCAGCTCGCGCCCAACGAATCTGCACCCCTTGAGCATAATATTGCCCCTAGCCTCAGAGATGCGGGTGTTTCATCAAGCAGCGGCCACCTCCTAGAAGAAGATGGCTATGAGCAAGTGGCCACGCGCATTGCGTTGACCTTACGTGAGCTAATGGAAAACATTGAGCCCAATGATATTGTGCGCCATCGCGTCGATATGGTTCGCTCTCGAATTGAACGAGGCATGGATTGGTTTTCCCTTTCCGTAACGTTGGAAGATATTCGCGATATCCTCATGCAGCGCTATTTGGATGTTGATCGAGAATTTACCCAATACTTACAGGACGTCAATAAAGAACTTAGCACCATAAGTGGCGCGCTAGGTTTAGCGCTAGAACGTGAGGCCGAGGCGAATTCTGCCGCTACTGATTTGTCTGAAGCTGTTAGTGGTGAAGTGGATAAGATTCAAGAGTCCCTTAAAGAATCCATCTCCATTGACGCGTTAAAAACGACGGTAAACTCCCATCTTGCGGTTATTCAGGACGCACTTACAGACTACAGCGACGTTCAGCAACGCAGCAGCGAATCGGTAACGGGCGAGCTTAGAAAATTACTCATTAAAGTAGAAGCGATAGAAGAAGAATCGTCAAAAACCAAAGAGCTGTTAGAAGAGGAACGATACCGTGCCACACATGATACGTTAACCGGCTTGCCCAATAGAGAAGCCTACAATGAGCGTGCGTTTCACGAGCTACAACGTTTTCAGCGCTATGGCCATTCGTTGGCAATAGCGGTATGCGATATTGACCATTTTAAAAAAATTAATGATTCTTTTGGCCATCAGGCGGGGGATAAGGTGCTTAAGCTTATTGCCCGTGTGGTGTCTACTCGGCTCCGAAAAGTCGATTTTGTTTCGCGCTATGGCGGTGAAGAATTCGTCATATTATTGCCAGAAACGAGCCCAGCGGAGGGTAAGAAGGCATTGGATAAAATTAGAAAAGTGGTGTCGAAAGCTGCCTTTCGGTTTAAAGATCGCCCCGTTAATATGACTATTTCATTTGGCATTACAGCGTTTATTAGCGATGATTCGGTGGAGTCCGCTTTTGAGCGTGCAGACAAAGCACTTTATACCGCCAAAAACAGTGGCCGAAACTGCTGTGTTATCGCTGAAGCGGTTGAACCTGAGGCATAA
- a CDS encoding 4'-phosphopantetheinyl transferase family protein → MRSMATVYYCAAAHIPAATEDDLNRYLDPAERMRYERMQAMVATRFLHGRKMAKQAIAEFLTLPLPNVRFEYSENGKPYIQGHRHCHFNISHCETAIAVVVSNTNIGIDVESIERHISHPPKKALMLPYTAQWVHAQSEPRAKAKTFTLLWTLMESQVKLADSSIFRAIKRLAIALERKEGRQLARVATDVSPYGSGCQWLAFEGPVHAADQKEKPPAKDIVALAFYEHPRCLVYQWVDRGPNILLEPEWLAHSERCDA, encoded by the coding sequence ATGCGCTCAATGGCCACCGTTTATTATTGCGCAGCGGCGCATATTCCTGCTGCGACCGAGGATGACCTTAATCGTTATCTGGACCCTGCCGAACGAATGCGATACGAGCGCATGCAGGCAATGGTTGCGACGCGTTTTTTACACGGTAGAAAAATGGCAAAACAAGCCATTGCTGAATTTCTGACATTACCCCTTCCAAATGTTCGCTTTGAATACAGCGAAAATGGCAAGCCCTATATTCAGGGCCATCGCCATTGTCATTTCAATATATCCCATTGTGAAACGGCTATTGCAGTGGTGGTGAGTAATACCAATATAGGCATTGATGTTGAATCCATCGAGCGTCATATCAGCCATCCACCGAAAAAGGCACTTATGCTGCCTTATACGGCACAATGGGTCCACGCCCAATCGGAGCCACGCGCTAAGGCCAAGACCTTTACGCTTCTGTGGACTCTTATGGAAAGCCAAGTAAAGCTCGCCGATAGCAGTATTTTTCGTGCGATTAAACGCCTAGCGATAGCATTAGAGCGGAAAGAGGGCCGCCAGCTGGCGAGGGTTGCAACCGATGTGTCACCGTACGGTAGTGGGTGTCAATGGCTCGCATTCGAAGGCCCTGTGCACGCCGCTGATCAAAAGGAAAAGCCTCCAGCAAAGGACATTGTAGCCCTAGCGTTCTATGAGCACCCGCGATGCTTAGTGTATCAATGGGTTGACAGAGGCCCAAATATTTTACTCGAGCCAGAATGGCTAGCGCATAGTGAAAGGTGTGATGCCTGA
- a CDS encoding response regulator, producing MSASALEQPTNVLIVEDNPDNQQLATWILEDEGFNVTCVESAEEGLELLETNSYDLILMDISLPGMDGKEATRKIRNSPHLKHIPVLALTAHAVQGEREAIVASGVDGLLTKPVDEDELLSHIAQLLDK from the coding sequence ATGTCTGCATCTGCTCTAGAACAGCCTACCAACGTATTGATTGTTGAGGACAATCCTGACAATCAGCAGTTGGCGACTTGGATATTGGAAGACGAGGGGTTTAACGTAACCTGCGTCGAATCGGCAGAAGAGGGTCTCGAGCTGCTAGAGACTAACTCTTACGATTTGATTTTGATGGATATTTCGTTGCCCGGTATGGACGGCAAAGAAGCAACGCGTAAAATTAGAAATTCACCTCACCTAAAACATATTCCCGTGCTGGCGCTTACCGCTCACGCTGTGCAAGGCGAGCGCGAGGCTATTGTGGCGAGTGGTGTCGATGGATTGCTGACTAAGCCGGTTGATGAAGATGAACTTCTAAGCCATATCGCGCAACTTTTGGATAAATAA